The genomic window AATTATTGGCAATACAAGTATCAATGCACAGCTTGGTTGCTCTCGGCTTTTGGCTAATTGGTTGCAACAAAATCTCAGTATTAGGCTGTAACTGACTGCTTGCCAATAGCGCTTTTAAATCTTCAATATCCGATTGCGTGCCCACTGGGTGTTTTACTTCATTGGCTCTCGCCATCGCACTAGCTTGAATAGGTAATTTACCTTTCATGCCAATTTTTGGCGAAACCGTCACCCAAGTATTTGCAGTTGCTTGAATGGCAAAGGTGCCACTGGTTTCAATTTGGCAACGAAACCCGTGTTTTTCTAACAGAGTCGTAAGTGGCAACAAGTCATACTGACACGGCTCGCCACCGGTAATGACCACATGTTTGGCACTATAATGTGCTAAACAATAAGTCACTAAATCTTGTTCTGACTGCTGGCACCAAAACTCATCATCGCCCGATTTAGCAATAATGGTTCCAAAATCAGTTTGTTTCTCTTCCAACACATCCCAAGTTTGCTTAGTGTCACACCAAGCACAGCCTACAGGGCAACCTTGCAAGCGAATAAAAATAGACGGCACACCGGTAAAGAAGCCTTCACCTTGGATAGTTTCAAAGATCTCGTTAATTTTTAACACGTTATTCGCCCGTGTAAATGCAACCAGCAGTGCACGTTTCTTTGATTTCTACTTTGCTCAAAAGCGGCAATAATGGTTTAGTTTGCTCAAAGACCCATTTTGCCAGCACTTCACTGGTTGGGTTTTCTAACCCTTCGATGTCATTTAGGTAATGATGATCAAGGCGGTCATAAATCGGTTTAAAGCTCTGTTTTACATCCCCAAAATCAATGATCCAACCGGTGTGTTGATCCACTTCCCCTTTTAAATAAAGGCGAACTAAAAATGAATGTCCGTGTAAACGTCCACATTTGTGCCCATCAGGTACGTGAGGTAATTTGTGGGCCGCTTCAAACATAAATTCTTTGTAGATTTCAGTAGTCATTGGGGTCTTCTGTAAGTTGAGTCAATTTGAACAAAAAGATAAGGGCACGAATTGTAGCAAGTTTACACAAAACCCCCAATCAAAATTGGCTGTCTGCCCAGCGAATTATTGGTATCAAATAGAAAAGCAGAGCTAATAATAGCTCTGCTTTGATGGGGGTGACAAAAGATGTTCTAAGAAAAAGAATTATAGATAGTAACGAACACCTAGTGCGTAGCGATCATCATCGCTTGAGATATCATCGCCCAAATCAATTTGATAAGCAGCGTAGCCGACAAATGTTGGCGTAAAGTCATATTCAACCTGCAACGCCATCTGACTCAACTGAGTTTCGTTGTTGTCGTCATCTTCAATGCTCTCATAGTTAACAGAGAAGTTGAGGCTGTTTGCCAATGCATAAGCAACGATGGCTTCGATATTGGTTGTATCAAAATCACCATAAAACTTACTGCCCATTTCATATACACCCGCTACGTACAGACCGTCGCCGTAGCTGCCATATTTAGCCGATAAAAGGTTTGCCATTGCATCATCATTTTGGCCTGTTTTAGAGCCAGTGGTAAAACCATAACCGACCATAAACTTGCTGAAATTAGCCGACACCGTTACCTGAGCACGATCGCCGTAGTTGCCATTTTGCCCCTGCCAACCTAAACCAAAGTCTAAGCCAAATGAATCAAAGTCTAAGCCTTTACGATACGAGAGCATTCTTTCAGCACGAGCCGTACCTAGATTACCGCCATCAACATATAAGAAGTCATTGGCAAACGCGATTGGCAAATCCGCAATACCACCCACATCATAGTAAGGTGACCATTGCGTTCCACCTACCACTCGACCCCACATGTCGTGTGTAACACCGATGTAGCCCAAACGAGTTTTAAATGATTCTCCACCGCCTTCAAGCATATTCAACTGCCACTCACCCTTTGCGTCAGCGGTAAAGCCTCCACCAAGGTCTTGAGTTGCATTAAAGTTGATACGAGGTGACAAAGACTCAATGACTAAATCATCATCGGTAATATATGCGTCATCATTTGAATCTGGATTACCTAAACCAACAGAAACGTGTCCGCCTAAGGAGAAAGTAGTACCGCCATTATTATACAACTCTACAGCGAAAGCCTGACCGCTAAATGCGATACCTGCAATTACACTTGCTAATACTGTCTTTTTCATAATGTCTTTCCGTTTACCTATGTGTATAAAGATATGTGTATAAAAGTATGTATAGTTTTGTAAGCTGTTTTAAAACACTGTTAATATCGAAAATCTTAATCGATTTATTTATGATTATATGAAAATTGCTAACCGCTCATTTGCTTTCAGCAATTTACTGCAGAAGATAAATACCCTTTCACCTCCTTTGATTTTTAGTCAATATATAAAACAATGCGCTATATAATGGCCAGAATTACAGATTGCCTTTTGTAAAAGCGTAGTAACGTTTCTTTAATAAACCAAATAAAAAGCGTGCATAGATCACACATTATGTATGTTATGCAGCATTTGTTACTTTAATTATTAAAGCAGTTACCTTTATTAAGCGGATTAATAGAAGTAATGGAAAATCAGGAAAATGATTTTAAGATAGAAATCAGTCGCTATTATCTAGAATAAGGTTGCAATATTTCGGCTAGAAATAACAAGAATAATCGCGATAAAAAGTTAACTTTAATTGAGCGAAAATAGGTATTTTGAAGTAGGATATTGGTATATACGATATACATAATCACCGTATATAAATTGAATAATTCAAAAGAAGATCGAATGCTTGGTTAAACCCTTAGGACTTGCTCTTTTTTAATGAAAAGATACAAGCCCTAAAGTTATCTGGTTACTTATACGCCACACCCATTAATACTGGTTTTGATGTGCCGTCAGCCAATGTAATCTCAAATGGGATTGAAATTTCGATATCGTTGAAGCCTGCGCTATGCAGCATAGTGTGCGCCGATTCTTGAGTTAAACCGTCGCTACCATCCTCACTTAACCAGTCCCAATGAACAAAAATACCCTGCTCATCTAATAGGGAATGAATAATGGTTGCCGTTTCTTGAAAACTTGCCACAAAACCACACACGGATGAGGCCACAACAAGATCAAATTGTTTTCTAAAGGCTGGATGCTGTGCCACTAAACCACGAGTTAAGTAATCAACCACTGGCTCTACATTAGCCAAGGTCTTTTTATCCAACTCCTCAATCATCGCTTCTGAAGCATCAAGAGCAACGATGCTGCGCACCAAAGGAGCCATTTGTTGACTCAATAAGCCAGTACCACAACCAAAATCTAATACGTTAGCGCCTTGCAATGAATGAAGCGCTTGCAGTTCAGCAAATACTAGGTCTGAAAATTGAGTGGTTGCTGGGTTTGCTTCCCACTCAGTAGCATAATCATCCCAATTGTGCACCATGTGACTATCCATCCTTAAAACTGTTTCTTAAGCTGAGTAAAGCAAATCTTGATAAAAAAAGATACCAAATTACCTTTAATACAAGGAGATATCAGCTTTAGATCATGCCTTGCTTGATTTTTCAGCATCCAATCAGGTAGTTTGGATATTTACATATTTGCAAAAGAGATCCAATGAATCTTTCTCATATTGATGCCTTTGTTCAGGTCGCGCAACACGGCTCCGTATCCGAAGCCGCCAGACAATTAAACTGTAACCGTACTAAGCTCAGTATGGCAATCAAAGCCTTAGAGAAAGAGCTAGCGACTGCGCTATTTATCCGCAGTGGCAATAACCTTGAGCTATCTGAAGCCGGCAAGGCGATATTCAAAGATTGCGAAGCGATGTTAGTGACCGCCTCACGCATTAAACAAACCTGCCAACATATTCGCGGAGATTTTACCGCCGAGGTTTGGATTGCTAGAGATGACGCTATACCCGATGCCACATGGCAAGAGTTATCACACCGTTTAAATAACAAATACCCTGCCACCACCTTCAATACGGTGTTAGCCTCTAGTGGCGATCTATCAAACTTGGTTGAAACCAAACAGGTCGATTTTGCCTTTGGTATCGATTATGAACGTGTCGATGACCCCAGAATCGAATTTACTCCGATTGGCAAGATACGCATGATGTCGGTGTGTAATGCGGATCACCCTTTAGGTCAGTTGCGCCGAGTGTCCGATGAACAACTGCGCAATGCCATGCAAGTGACCTTGGCCTACCTAAACGAGAAAGATAACCCCGAATTACTGCCGTTTTCCCTTAAACACATTGGCTTTTCTAGCTTTGACTACATTCTAAGCACGATACGCACCGAAGCGGCATGGGGCGTATTACCTGAACCGTTAATTCGTCATCTACTTAGAAACGAAACCTTATCCGTTATTAAACACACTTACGGCCTCACCCAAGAAGAATTTTGCATGTTTACCTCATCTGGCATGGAAGCTCACCCAGGTATGGTATGGCTGTGCGATAAACTCAGTGATTATCTGTTTGATTTCTAACTACAGCAGTGAGTGTCAATATTATTGACACTCACTAGGTGTAATAACACTTTGATATTTAACAGGTTATTTTATTGCCAGCCTCTTTCAATGCTGTTAAACAGTATTCGTGCGTTGAAAAACTCAGCATGCTAACGAACAATGCAAATAACTAATTTGTAGAAAGGTTTGTTATGAGTGGTAGGGAAACGTCCTCTGAGCGTGATATTTTAATCTATTCAGCCTTGTTAACTCTAGGGTTTGCCATTGGTGGCATTGCTCTTGGTAGTTGGGTTGGCTCAATGGTTATCATCTTTGATGGGGCTTATTCTTTAATTAGCCTAGTGTTAACTTTATTGTCACTGCTTGCCGCCACCTTAATCGCTCGCCCTTCATCAACACGTTTTCCGCACGGTCTAGCCGCTCTTGAACCTATTGTTATTGCCATTAAAGCCACCGTCATTTTGGCGTTAGTGTGTATTTCTATCTATTCCGCTATTGACGATCTATTAAGTGGCGGCCATGAAATCAATACTTTTGTCGCAACCCTATTTGGCCTTATCAACGTGATTGGTTGCGCCTTTGGTTGGGCGCTTATTGCTCGCAAGAATGAGCGCATTGGCTCAGGACTTATTGCCGCTGAAGTAAAACAATGGCAAATGGACACCTTAATCAGTATTGCAGTGTTAGTCGGCTTTATTAGTGCTTGGCTATTGCTCAAAACACCTTTTGCGGCCTATGCGGTGTATGCCGACCCTGCAATGATGCTGTTAATGGCCGGCTATTTTTTAAAAGTTCCGGCTATGATGCTCAAACAAGCCCTATCTGAACTGCTAAATATGACCGCTGACCATAAATTATGTTCGCAAGTGCATCAGTGCGTGACGGATTTACCCGCCGATGGCGATGTTGATCTTACGGTTGCCGCAGTCACCAAAGTCGGTGGGGAGCTACGCATTGATATCGATATGCACCTAGACCAGCAACAGTCTATCGCGCCAAAGGACATTGCCAAGACCCGCTCTGCGCTTAATAAAAAGTTCGATCACCTACCCTATAAATGCCAATTGCACCTGAGTTTGATTGCGTGAGGAAAATGAGTGCAATTGGTTGAATTTATGGAAACATACATTTCTTCGGCGGTTGCATATAATAGGAAAAACTAACCAATTTAAAGTAACACATTGTTTTTATGATAATAAAACAATATCCCGACGAGTTTAACGCTCAATAGACACTGCCCTTTCTTATAAAACACCTCTCAGATAAAACCTAACTATACTTGCATTATCAGCCTCTGTATTTTAAAGTTGCATCTAATTTACATCTTTAAGGTTTTAGCATGTTAAACATTACCGACAAAGCAAAAGAAGAAGCAATCACACCATTGCTAAGACTAGGGTTTCGTCCATTTTTTCTATTAGGCGCGTTATACGCTTTTATTGCCATCCCAGTTTGGATCTACGCCTATCAAAATGGTCAACCTAACGCACTAGCCGCTCCTGCCCTTTGGTGGCACGCTCATGAAATGCTATTCGGATTCTCAATGGCAATCGTAGCGGGCTTTGTGCTGACAGCAGTACAAAACTGGACTGGAGTAAACGGCACTAAAGGTTCACGTTTAGGCTTGATTGTGGCTTTGTGGTTGGCGCCGCGCATCCTATTTTGGACTGCAACACCACTGTGGGTGATCTCTATTATTGAGAGCCTGTTCTTATTGGCTGTGGCTTACGAAGTGGCTATTCGCGTATTTAAATCAAAAGGTTGGAGAAACCTATTTTTTGTACCGCTATTTCTACTGGCTATCGTGGCAAACTTTGCCAGCTACGCAACCATTAAAGGTGTAGCACCATTTACCTCTAGCGCAGTATGGCAAGCCATGTTGTGGTGGTTTATGTTACTGCTATCAGTAATGGGTGGACGTGTAATTCCGTTCTTTACTTCACTTCGTATGAAGTTTGAAAAACCTACCCCTATTCTATGGGTTGAATTAGCCGGTAACCTGCCGCTTGTTCTGCTCTTTGTATTGAGTTTCTTCCCACTGACATTGAGCCAATTAGAAACGCCATTGTTTATCTGGGCGGGTGTATTCCAACTGATTAAAGTATTGCGTTGGAAACCATGGACCACCTTTGGTGAGCCTCTAGTATGGTCTCTGCACGCCTCTTATGCTTGTATTCCAGCTTACTTGCTACTTAAAGGCTTGACCACAAACGCGTGGTTGGCACACACCTCACTGCACTTATTTGCCATTGGCGCTTTAGCGGGTTTGATCTTAGCTATGATCACTCGTGTAACTATGGGCCATACTGGACGTAATATTTATGAAGGCCCACAAATGCGCATTGCCTTTATCTCTTTGATTTTATCAGCGCTAGTAAGAAGTGTTGGCGTGGGTCTATTCCCACAATACATGATGCAACTGCTTGATGTGGCGACTGTGTTATGGATGATTAGCTTTGGTATGTATCTATTAAAATTCGCTAAAATGCTAGCGACGCCAAGAAAAGACGGTCATCCGGGTTAACCCTTATATCGACTCATAGTTAGGCGTTATACCAATCACACTAAGTAAGTGAGCAGAACTAGCGCAGGAAAAAGCACCGAATCAGCATTTAGCTCATTCGGTGCTTTTTTAATATCATCTATATTAGCGATTCGATAACTGTAAAAAAGCCTCTTGCACAGGCTCACTTTTCATTATTCGGCCATGCCCCAAACCTGTGGTGGCGATCAAAGTGACCTTTTCTGCTTGTTGCGAAACACGCTGCGACACATCAAAACGAGTAAATCGGTCGCCTTCATCGTGCACGATCAAGGTGGGTGTTTGCCTTAGTTTCAACTTGCCGTAAGGATCAATAGTCGCAATTGGGTAATGATATTCGGCACTCACCTCAGCAACCACCTCTTCAAACAATTTCATTGAATACCCAGAACGCTTCACGCTAGTAAATAGGTTATCCAAATACTCAAGTACCGGCGCAATCAGCAACAAAGGACACTGGTTTGCTTTAACATGTTTACACTCAATCGTCGAAGCGGTGCCCATGCTGTGCGCAATAATGCCAGCCACCTCATCAACACTGTCTAAAATGGCTTCTAAGCCTTCTACAAATGCAGGAATATGCCCATAGGCCCCGCCACTACTGCCATGCGCAGGTTGGTCATACGCAAGTGCGGTGAAACCAGACTTAGCTATAAATTCCATTAACGGGAAAAACTGATTGGCGGTACCCGACCAGCCGTGGTTTAACACCCATAACGGGCCTTCACCTAACGTATAAGTGGTTAAATCGCCATGCGCTGATTTCACCTTCCCCTGAAGCATCGCCTCGGGTTGCGGATTCTTCGGCGCACTACGCACCGGAGTGAGTAAAAGTTGTCTTGCTAACTTGCGCGCATGACTAGGAGCAACGCGGTGATGAATACGAGTTCCCGCATTGACCAAAGAGCGACGCAAGTTAAATTTCTGAGAGGTATTAAAGTAGATTTTGTCGCTCATATTGACTCATGATGAACTGATGTGGATGGGCTATTAAAGCATAGAAAATAGTAACGCATCTATAGCGTCTAAAGGATCTGTATCAGAGCCATTTATCTCTTTAACTAAATTAAGCAAAAGCCCCAAACAAAAGCGTTAGCTAAACACTTGCAATACGTTCAGCACAGCAAGTACCACAATGGTTGCAAATGTGGCAATCATGCCATATTTACGACCTTGCATTGTGCCGTTTAGCACCGCAAAACCGTGCGCAGCACGCCCAACGATAAACACCACACCCAACAAATGAATCAGCCACAGTGATGCGCCATTAAACTCGGCAAGCATCAATAATAATACGCCAATGGGAATGTATTCAGTGGCGTTGCTGTGCGCGCTCCTAGCAATAGCCAGTTCTTTTACTTGTCCGTCAGAGTGGGAAACCTGATGCTTGCGACGCTGTTTAATTACCTGTATCGATAAGTAACAGATCCAAACAGCTAATACAGCGGCGTAAAGGGAAGTGATCATAAGACTCCATTCTCAAAAAACACTAAAGGTGATGCGTCATTGTTAAACCCTACAGCGGAACTCTCAAGTGAATATTGAGCAATTTTGTAACAAACTCAATCATACACTACTTGATAAACGCTTTGGGTTAACAAATTATTTACCTAATAGTATCCTTTAAGAAACAACAAAATCAACCGTATAATCATCAACAAATAGAAAAATCTTCGGCTTTATACTTACTATAGACGTAAAAAATCTCGGACATTCATAATGATTGCCCGAGATTATAAATTGACCTTTCATACACTCGTTACTGCGCTATTCTTACCGCTCTTTACCGCAGTCACAAGTGATTTAAAGGTTCACTTGCCCTTTTATAACGCTTTCTTTTTATAGAATACAGTCGCTAATGGTGGCAATACCATATGAATAGATTGCTCTAGACCTTGGCTTTCCACCTTCTCTGTTTTCAAGCTCGTCGGCACTTCAACATTGGCGCCATGGTACTTGGCGTCATCTGTGTTTAGTAGCAGCTCGTAGCTAGATTCATTTGGGATACCTAAACGGAAATCATGATGCGGTACAGGCGTGAAGTTAGTCACCACCAGCACACGTTCACCGTTTTCATCAATGCGCTCATGCGCTAGCACACTGGCTTCCGCCTCATCTTGCAAGCGCCACTCAAAACCTTTTGGATCATAGTCTAACGCGTGCAGAGCTGTTTCTTGCTGATATAACTTATTCAAGTCACGGGTGAGGTTAAGTACCCCTTGGTGACGTTCATAATCAAGCAAGAACCACTGTAATTGATCGTCATGGTTCCACTCGGCGGTTTGACCAAATTCAGCGCCCATAAAATTCAGTTTTTTACCTGGCTGTGCGTACATGTAGCCCATATAAGCACGTAAATTGGCGGTTTTTTGCCACTCATCACCCGGCATTTTATCGTGAATTGCGCCTTTGCCGTACACCACTTCATCATGCGACAAAGATAATACGTAGTTCTCACTGTGTGCGTACATCAATGGGAAAGTTAGCGTGTTGTGATGGTATTTACGGTGGATAGGATCTTGCTGAATATAAGACAAGCTATCGTGCATCCAGCCCATATTCCACTTAAAGCCGAAGCCTAAACCGCCCAAGAAGGTCGGTGCCGATACACCAGGGAAAGCCGTTGATTCTTCAGCGATTGTCATGGCATTCGGGAAGTGTTTGTACACTTCTTCGTTCATCCACTTCAAGGTCGCAATCGCATCGTAGTTCTCATTGCCACCATCTTGGTTAGGTAACCATTGATCGTGACTGCGTGAATAATCTAAGTACAACATTGAAGCCACCGCATCCACACGGATACCATCAATATGGTAATGCTCAAACCAAAACAGTGCGTTTGACACCATAAAGCGGCGCACATGCTCACGACCTAAATCATAAATATACGAATTCCAATCTTGGTGCCAACCACGACGCGGATCAGGATCGTGATACAAAGGCGTCCCATCAAAGTTTGCCAAGCCATGATCATCTGACGGGAAGTGCGCAGGAACCCAGTCTAGCACCACGCCTAAGCCTGCTTGGTGACACTGGTCTACAAAGTATTTGAAATCATCTGGCGTACCAAAACGACTGGTCGGCGCAAATAAACCGATAGGTTGATAACCCCAAGAACCGTAGAACGGATGCTCAGAAATCGGCATTAATTCAACATGTGAATAGCCCAGATCAACCAGATATGGGATCAGCTGTTCAGCCAACTCACGATAATTTAAAAACTCACCATCAGCGTTGCGTTTCCAAGAGCCTGCGTGCAGTTCGTAGAAAGAAAGCGCTTGTTTGCGTTTTTCGGTCACAGGGCGTGTTTGCCATGCGTCATCTTGCCATTGGTACTTAGTTTGATCGTAAGTTACAGAAGCAAACGATGGATGTTGTTCGTGCTGGAATCCCCATGGGTCTTGCTTGTGTGGCAAACTCTCACCATTGGGGCCTTTTATCTCAAATTTATATTGAGAGCCTTCTGGCAATTCAGGAACAAATAAGCCCCAAATACCATAGTCTAGACGTTGCATCGGATGACGACGTCCATCCCATTGGTTAAAACCACCAATAAGACTGACTGCTTGAGCGTGAGGTGCATAAACTAAGAAACGAGTACCAGAAATTGTCTTTCCATCACGCTCTAGAGTGATGAATTGAGAACCCATGTATTTGTACATCTCTTTTGGAGTATGTAAATTCTCAAACTCTTCATACAATGCATGGTACTGGTACGGATCATCGATGATCTGCTCAGCGTCGCCCCAGTCAATTGCCAGTTTATAGTGAGTAAAGGTAAGATCTCGCTCTTGTGTCAACACAAACGCATCCATTTCGTCACGAACTAATTCAATACGTTCGTCACCAATAATCACTTCGACTCGATGAGCGCCCGGCATCCAAACCGTTAGGTAACGACCTTCTTCTCGAATAAACGGGCCCAATATTGAAAATGGGTCAGTTAATGCCGCCTGACTCAATTTCTGATAAGCACTTTTGATTTTATCTTGAGGCTTGTCCACGCCCAATCTCCTTCGATATTTAATTCTATTTATAATTTTTTTGGTGAAAGCAGCCAACTCTCATCCTAGCCATTTTTTATCCATCTTAACGATACTATTGCCACTAAGCTATATTCTTAACAAAAACATACACTTTAAAAACATTTGATTTGACATAATGACTTGCATATTTTGTGTCTATCGCCATCGACTCACTGCAACACCACTAACGATTATCAAACTGAGCCGGTAAGTTCAAGAAAGTGCAAAATGCCCGCACGATGCGGGCATATCAGTTCTATTGAAACTGTATCAAGATAGAAAAAGAACATTTGAGCAGCGTGTTTCTATATAGATAAAGCTATATATATGAAGCTATACATAACAAGCTAGATAACAAACCAAGCCGCCCAAATCTCTCATCATTATTTTTCTGAAGCTTGCTGACGAACTTCGGTCAATCGTTTTGCTATATGATTTACATCATCGCGCCCAAACATTTCATCTAAATTAACCGATAACTTGCGTCGCCAGTTTGGATACTCATCCACAGTGCCCGGAATGTTCACAGGCTTATCCATCTCTAGCCAATCTTCTAACTGCACACTAAGTAGCGAAGAGGCTCCCGCCGCCACATGCAGTTGTAAGCCTTCAGCAAGGAAGTTGTCCATAGGAACCCAAGCCGCATTATCACCAATACCTGGCGACAAAAACTGCGGGTTATTGTGACGAATGGTATTTAAAATGCCCTGCTTGCACTCAAGACGCTCATCAAATAAACGCGCTAATTGCTCTTCATTTGGGTACAAACCTAGCTCTTTACCTAACTTCAAATCATCACAATGCCAGAAACCGCGCAAGGTTGGCATATCGTGCGTACACAAGGCAGCCATAGATTGCTCTGGATATTGCGTTGGCTCGATAAAGTGCCCAGCATCATTATCTTCAAAGAAGAAAATCTTGTAAGAATGAACACCTGCATCACGCAAAATACCGACGATTTCATCAGGCACAGTTCCTAAATCTTCACCAATAACCGAACATTGGTAACGATGAGATTCAAGTGCCAAAATAGCCAGCATGTCTTCTACCGGGTAGTAGACGTAAGCACCTTTGGTCGCGTTCTCACCCTTAGGGATCCACCATAGGCGTAGTAGACCCAATACATGATCAATACGCAGTGCGCCGCAATGTTTCATATTAGCGCGCAGCAACTTAATAAACGGTTCGTAAGCTGTTGTTTGTAATGTTTGTGGATTAAGAGGCGGTAGCCCCCAATTTTGTCCCAAAGGCCCTAAAATATCAGGCGGAGCACCAATACTCGCATCAAGAATGAGATTGCCATTATCAGCCCAAGTTTCAGAGCCAGAATCAGCAACGCCAACCGCTAAATCACGGTACAAACCTAAGGTCATGCCTTTTTCTTGGGCTAAAGCTTGTGCTTCATTAATTTGCGTATCCGCGATCCACTGTAAGTACATGTAAAGATCGACTAAGTCTTTATTATCTTTAATGAATCGTTGCGTACCTGCGCTATTAAAGCGGCGATATTTTTCAGGAAAAGCAGGCCAACCCCACATTTGATCGTCAGCGTCATGCAGCGTTTTATGCATCGCATCAAAGGCCGCTTGATGCATCAGGCTATCGCCACCCTCTGCGACAAAGCTCAAGAAAGCTTGCGCACGCTCAGTGTTTTTATCTAAATGACGGGCTTTAAATTCGGCAAACAATAGCGGCAGAACTGCCATTTTAAGAGCGGAAACTTCGCTGTAATTCACATGTTGAATTTCACGCGCTTTTTGCAAACGCTGTTGAAACTCTGCACTGCCAACTTTTTGCTGTGCTTGTACGCTTAGCGCAAACTCAGGCACCGAGCTTACGTCGATGTACATGATGTTTAACCAGCGGCGCGAAGACGGACTGTATGGGCTAGCACCTTCTGGATTTGCTGGGAATAGAGAGTGAATTGGGTTTAAACCGACAAAATCACCACCGCGAGCGGCAATATCACCCACTAGCTGTTTTAAATCACCAAAATCACCAATACCCCAGTTGTGCGGAGTGCGCAGGGTATAAAGCTGAATACTTGGGCCCCATAGCTTTTTGCCTTGCTCAATATCCGCCTGTTTAAAACACGCTTTTGGGGTAATGATTAAGGTCATTTCATACGGTGCTTTGCGACGTTTGCGCGTCACTAACAGTTTGTGATAACCCCAGTTTATATCTGCCGGCAAAGCAAACACCAACGGCCCGCCCTGTTTGCGATCATCTCGGACAATTTGTGATTGCAAATAGCCTTCAAGAACT from Vibrio neonatus includes these protein-coding regions:
- the malQ gene encoding 4-alpha-glucanotransferase, with the translated sequence MKTQSALKKVAEMARIADNYVSAWGEPANVEDETIERLLAALGYDTSSDEALLKSAEKKHKKDVLAPVLVVRDDESVEVELNLGVSARESEFAWRLETEQGEVLEGYLQSQIVRDDRKQGGPLVFALPADINWGYHKLLVTRKRRKAPYEMTLIITPKACFKQADIEQGKKLWGPSIQLYTLRTPHNWGIGDFGDLKQLVGDIAARGGDFVGLNPIHSLFPANPEGASPYSPSSRRWLNIMYIDVSSVPEFALSVQAQQKVGSAEFQQRLQKAREIQHVNYSEVSALKMAVLPLLFAEFKARHLDKNTERAQAFLSFVAEGGDSLMHQAAFDAMHKTLHDADDQMWGWPAFPEKYRRFNSAGTQRFIKDNKDLVDLYMYLQWIADTQINEAQALAQEKGMTLGLYRDLAVGVADSGSETWADNGNLILDASIGAPPDILGPLGQNWGLPPLNPQTLQTTAYEPFIKLLRANMKHCGALRIDHVLGLLRLWWIPKGENATKGAYVYYPVEDMLAILALESHRYQCSVIGEDLGTVPDEIVGILRDAGVHSYKIFFFEDNDAGHFIEPTQYPEQSMAALCTHDMPTLRGFWHCDDLKLGKELGLYPNEEQLARLFDERLECKQGILNTIRHNNPQFLSPGIGDNAAWVPMDNFLAEGLQLHVAAGASSLLSVQLEDWLEMDKPVNIPGTVDEYPNWRRKLSVNLDEMFGRDDVNHIAKRLTEVRQQASEK
- the glgB gene encoding 1,4-alpha-glucan branching protein GlgB — encoded protein: MDKPQDKIKSAYQKLSQAALTDPFSILGPFIREEGRYLTVWMPGAHRVEVIIGDERIELVRDEMDAFVLTQERDLTFTHYKLAIDWGDAEQIIDDPYQYHALYEEFENLHTPKEMYKYMGSQFITLERDGKTISGTRFLVYAPHAQAVSLIGGFNQWDGRRHPMQRLDYGIWGLFVPELPEGSQYKFEIKGPNGESLPHKQDPWGFQHEQHPSFASVTYDQTKYQWQDDAWQTRPVTEKRKQALSFYELHAGSWKRNADGEFLNYRELAEQLIPYLVDLGYSHVELMPISEHPFYGSWGYQPIGLFAPTSRFGTPDDFKYFVDQCHQAGLGVVLDWVPAHFPSDDHGLANFDGTPLYHDPDPRRGWHQDWNSYIYDLGREHVRRFMVSNALFWFEHYHIDGIRVDAVASMLYLDYSRSHDQWLPNQDGGNENYDAIATLKWMNEEVYKHFPNAMTIAEESTAFPGVSAPTFLGGLGFGFKWNMGWMHDSLSYIQQDPIHRKYHHNTLTFPLMYAHSENYVLSLSHDEVVYGKGAIHDKMPGDEWQKTANLRAYMGYMYAQPGKKLNFMGAEFGQTAEWNHDDQLQWFLLDYERHQGVLNLTRDLNKLYQQETALHALDYDPKGFEWRLQDEAEASVLAHERIDENGERVLVVTNFTPVPHHDFRLGIPNESSYELLLNTDDAKYHGANVEVPTSLKTEKVESQGLEQSIHMVLPPLATVFYKKKAL